CTGCCTGGCGGGCGAGGCTGCACTGTCGGTGGACGGCGACGGCACGCTGACGCGCTGCCATTTCGTGCCCGAGGTGCTGGGGAATTTGTACCAGCATGAGCTGGCGGATCTGCTGCAGGAACGCAGCTGCCCGCGCTTCAAGTGCGATTGCTACATCGGCTATGCGCAGCGCAAGGACTTGCCGTTTCAGCGGGTGTTCGGGGAAGGGGTGTTGGCGCGCATACTTCCAATGGCCAGGTCCGCACGATAGAAATACGCGCCATAATGGGTCATCAATCCCCGAGGAGACTGGCATGCCATTTTATCGAGTGTGGTACCAAAACAAGTCCGAGCCGCTGGAGTTTTCCAGCGCTGCGCGCCTGCCCGAAGCGCAGATTTTCGAGCGGCTGTTCGAGCATGAAAACATCGCGCTGCCAGACGAAGCCGGGCCGTCGCTGGCCGAACTGGCCGCCAGCCACCAGCTCGCACCAGTGCGCTATACCGAAGACGAGGGCGAGCCTTACACGCTGCTGTGAGCGGCCCTTTACGCCAACGACCGCCGCCCACCGGCGGTCTTTTGTTTTTTCGACACAGCCCCAGTCAGTTCTTGACGCCTTGATGTCGTTCGCATACGATTGTCCTTATCGCATCCTTGCGAAAGGGCGGAGCCGTGGCAATCACGGCGTCATTTCCCGCCGCACTGCATCACTCCCCTTGTAGATTCCGCGCCTGTCCCGGCGCAGCCATGCCGTTCCGACCCGATCCTCACCATCGCCACGCCGATGTCCGCGCGTGTGCAGGAGCATGTCCATGGAAGACCTCACGCTCGACCAGCCGTGCGCCAACCGCGCCGACTTCGCCGAACCTTCGGCAGTCGCGCAGTTGCACTGCATAGACCCCGCCACGCGCGCCGATGAAGCCGATACCGTGGCCATGCGGCTCGGCAGCGCGCAGTTCCGCCGCGATTACGGCCTGCGCTACGCCTACCTGTCCGGCGCCATGTATCGCGGCATCGCCTCGCGGCAGATGGTAGTGGCGATGGGGCGCGCGGGACTGCTCGGTTTTCTCGGCACCGGCGGCATGAGCCTGGAGCAGATCCGTGCCGACATTATCGCCATCCGCGAACAGCTCGAGCCGCACCAGGCGTGGGGCATGAACCTGATCGCGCAGGTGGCCGATGATGCCATGGAGCGCGCCACCGTGGCGCTGTACCTGGAGCTGGGCGTGCACGCCATCGAAGCGTCGGCCTTCATGCAGATCACGCCCGCGCTGGTGCATTACCGCCTGCAAGGGCTGGAGGCAGGGCCGGATGGTGCGGTCGTGTGCCGCAACAGGATACTGGCCAAGCTGTCGCGCCCCGAGGTGGCGCGCGAGTTCATGCAGCCGGCGCCCGAACGCATCGTCGCGCGGCTGCTGGCCGAAGGTGCAGTCACCGAGCAGCAGGCACGGCTGGCGCGCGACGTCAGCATGGCCAGCGACATCTGCGTGGAAGCCGATTCGGGCGGCCATACCGACCAGGGCGTGGCATTGGTGCTGCTGTCGGCCATCCAGCGGCTGCGCCGCGAACTGGGGTGTGACCCCGGCTCGCTGCGGGTGGGCCTGGCCGGCGGCATCGGTACGCCGGAGGCGGTGGCCGCAGCCTTTATCCTGGGCGCGGATTTCGTGCTGACCGGCTCCATCAATCAGTGCACCGTGGAGGCGGGCACCAACGATGCCGTCAAGGACCTGCTGCAGGAGATCGACATCCAGGATACGGCGTACGCACCGGCCGGCGACATGTTCGAGATGGGGGCCAAGGTGCAGGTGCTGCGCAAGGGCGTGTTCTTCCCGGCGCGCGCCAACCGCCTGTACCTGCTGTACAGCCAGTACGAATCGCTAGCCGAGATCCCGGCCGCCGTGCGCACGCAGCTCGAAGAAAAATACTTCCGCAAGCCGCTCGACGACGTATGGCGCGAAACCCGGGCCTTTCTCGCCACGCGCGGCCGCCAGGACGACGTCGACAAGGCCGAGACCAACCCGAAGCACAAGATGGCGCTGGTATTCCGCTGGTACTTCGGCCACTCGATGCGCGCCGCCATCAATGGCGACACCGCCAACCGCGTCGACTACCAGATCCACACGGGCCCCGCGCTCGGTGCATTCAACCGTTACGTGAAAGGCACGCCGCTGGAGAGCTGGCGCGCACGCCATGTCGATCGCATCGGCCGCCAGCTGATGCTCGATGCGGGCGCCCTGATGCTCGAGCGCGTGGCCGCGCTCACCGCCAACTAGAGGAAAGCGAACATGCTACACGTCGGAATAGAAGCGATGAACGTTTATGCCGGCACGGCTTGCGTCGATGTGCGCGCGCTGGCGCGGCACCGCCAGCTGGACCTGGCCCGCTTCGACAACCTGCTGATGCTGGAAAAGACCGTGGCGCTGCCCAACGAGGATCCGGTCACCTTTGCCGTCAACGCCGCGCGGCCGCTGGTCGATGCGCTGTCGCCGCAAGAAAAAGACCGCATCGAGATGGTCATCACCTGCACCGAGTCGTCGTTCGACTTCGGCAAGTCGCTCAGCACCTATGTGCACCAGTTGCTGGGACTGAACCGCAACTGCCGGCTGTTCGAATTGAAGAACGCCTGCTATTCTGGCGTGGCCGGCTTGCAGATGGCGGTCAATTTCATTCTCGCGCAAACCTCGCCCGGCGCCCGGGTGCTGGTGGTGGCCACCGATATCAGCCGCTTCCTGATGGACGAGGACACGCACGACCAGGACTGGTCGTTTGCCGAACCCAGTGGCGGCGCCGGCGCGGTGGCAATGCTGGTGGGCGAAGACCCGCAGGTATTCCGGATTGACGTGGGCGCCAACGGCTACTACGGCTACGAGGTGATGGATACCTGCCGCCCGTCGGCCGACAGCGAGGCCGGCGACGCCGACCTGTCACTGCTGTCGTACCTCGACTGCTGCGAGAACGCGTACCTCGAATACCGCAAGCGCGTGCCGCAGGCGGACTACGCCAGCTCGTTCCAGTACCTGGCGTTCCACACGCCGTTCGGCGGCATGATCAAGGGCGCCCACCGCAGCCTGATGCGCAAGCTGGCGCCGGCGGCATCGGCGGAGATCGAGCTGGACTTCAACCGCCGCGTGGCGCCGGGCCTCGACTACTGCCAGCGCGTGGGCAACACCATGGGCGCGGCGGCAATGGTGTCGCTGGCCAGTACCATCGCCAACGGCCGCTTCGACACGCCGCAGCGGGTGGGCTGCTTCTCGTACGGGTCCGGCTGCTGCTCGGAGTTCTTCAGCGGCGTGGCCACCAGCGCGGGCCAGGCGCGCCTGCGCACCATGGACATCGACCGGCGGCTCGACCAGCGCTACCGCCTGTCGATGGCCGAATACGACGAGATCCTCTCTGGCGGCGGTGTGGTGCGCTTCGGCACCCGCAACGCCACGCTGGCCGAACGTTATACGCCGGCGCCAACGGACGGGCAGGGCGCCACGCTGTTCCTGCGCCGCATCCAGGACTACCACCGGGAGTATGCATGGGCGGCCTAGCGCCGGCAGGCGCCACAGTGGTCACCCGGCGCGATGGCGATGTGTGCTACCTGCAGCTGCACCGGCCCGACGCCGGCAACGCCATCAACGGCGCCCTGCTGGCGGAATGCGGCGCGGTGCTGCGCGACTGCGCGGCGTGGGCGCGGGTGGTGGTAATCGAGGGCCTGCCGCACGTCTTCTGCCCGGGCGCCGACCTGCATGAAGCGGCGCAGTCCCGGCCCGACCGCCAGGCCGCTGCGCGCAGCGCCGAGGCGCTGTATGGCTTGTGGCTGCGGCTCAAGCGCGGACCGTTCATCAGCATCGCGCATGTGCGCGGCAAGGTCAGTGCGGGCGGAGTGGGGTTTGTCGCCGCCTGCGACCTGGTGCTGTGCGCGGACGACGCCACCTTCGCCTTGCCCGAACTGCTGTTCGGGCTGATGCCCGCCTGCGTGCTGCCGTTTCTGATCGAACGCGTGGGCAGCGCCCGCGCCCACGCCATGATCCTGATGACACAAGCGGTGTCCGCGCCGCAGGCGGCAGCGTGGGGGCTGGCCGACTCTACCGCCGCCGACAGCGCCAATCTATTGCGCATGCACCTGCTGCGTTTGCGGCTGTTGCCGCGCGACGCCATCGCCCGTTACAAGCGTTACGCCGCCAGCCTCGATGGTGGCCTCGAAGCTGCCCGCGACAAGGCGGTGGCTGCCAACGCCGAACTGTTTTCCGATCCGGCCACGCACGACAAGCTGGCGCGCTACGCCGCCACCGGCCAATTTCCATGGGAGGTCGTATGAAAACCTGTCTGTTCCCAGGCCAGGGCTCGCAAGCGAAAGGCATGGGCCGCCACCTGTTCGAGCGGTTTCCCGATCTGACCGCGCAGGCGGACCAGGTTCTGGGCTACTCGATCCGTGAACTGTGCGTCGATGATCCGCGCCAGCAGCTCAATCAAACGCTTTACACCCAGCCGGCAATTTTCGTGGTGAGCGCGCTGGCGTGGTACGAGCACCTGGCCAGCCACGGCAAGCCCGATTTCGTGGCCGGTCATAGCCTGGGCGAATTCAACGCATTGCTGGCCGCCGAATCGTTCGGCTTCGAGACCGGCCTACGGCTGGTGCGCAGGCGCGCGGAGCTCATGAGCGAGGCAGCCGACGGCGCCATGGCGGCCGTGCTGAACCTGGACGCGGCCGACATCGAAGCCATCCTGCGCGACCATGGGCTCGACCAGATCGACATCGCCAACCTCAATGCGCCGTCGCAAACGGTGATCTCGGGCGCGCGCGAGCAAATTGCCCGGGCCGCGCCATTGTTGGAAGCCGGGAAGGGGCGCTGCATCCCGCTCAACACCAGCGGCGCCTTCCACTCGCGCCTGATGGAACCGGCGCGCCAGCAGTTCGAGGCCTTCCTCGCCAGCTTCGACTTCCGCGCGCCGGCCATTCCCGTGATCGCCAACGTCACCGCGCAGCCGTACCAGCCCGGCGCGGTGGCAGCCAACCTGGCGCGCCAGCTCACGGGCACTGTGCGCTGGAATGAATCCATCGCCTACCTGCTGGCGCTGGACCCCGGCCAGCAGATGGTGGAATTGGGCCACGGCGAAGTGCTGACCAACCTGCTCAAGAAAATCCGCAGCGAGCGGCAGGTGGCGCCGGTGTCCGCGCCAGCCGCCACCGTCCACGAGCGCGTGCGCGACTGGAATTTGCGCCACCCGGTGGGCACGCGCGTGCGTTCGGCCATCGTCGCCGGCGCCGTACTGGCCACCCGCACCGAAGCCGTGTTGCTGTTCCAGCACCGCCCCGCCGTGTACCTCGACGGCTACCAGGGCTATTTCGACCTCGACGAACTGCAGCCGGCTTGATATGCCGGCTGCCCAAGGAGCTAACGTGTCTGAGCTGACCGATCCGCCTGATGACATCGCAATCATCGGCATGGCTTGCCGCTTTCCCAGCGCGGGCGATTATGAAGCGTTCTGGCGCGCGCAACGCGATGGCCGGTTTTGCGTGGGCGAAGTGCCGGCCGACCGCTGGCGCTGGCAGCAGCATTATTCCACCCGGCGCGAGGACGAGAACAAGACCATCAGCAAATGGGGCGGCTTCATGGCCGACATCGACCAGTTCGACGCCGCGCTGTTCCGCATTTCGCCGCGCGAAGCGGAGCTGATGGACCCGCAGCAGCGCATCATGCTGGAACTGGCCTGGTCATGCTTCGAAGACGCCGGCTATGCGCCCGCCAGCCTGCGCGGCAGCAATACCGGCGTCTATCTCGGCGTGTGCAATTTCGATTACAAGATGCAGGTCGAACGGGCACCGGCCGCCATCGAAGCCCATATGTCCACCGGCGTGCACACCACGCTGATCCCCAACCGCGTGTCGTACGAATTCGACCTGCGCGGCCCCAGCATCCCGTTCGACACCGCCTGTTCCAGCTCGCTGGTGGCGCTGGCCGAAGCCGTGCACGCGCTGCGGCGCGGCGATTGCGGCGCGGCGCTGGTGGGCGGCGTGAGCGTGCTGCTCAATCCCACCCACTTCATCTCGTTCTCCAAGGCCGGCATGCTGTCGCCGCGCGGCGTGTGCCGCTCCTTCGACGAAGGCGCAGACGGCTACGTGCGCGGCGAGGGTGCAGGACTGATCATGCTCAAGCCGTTGCGCCAGGCGCTGCGCGACGGCGACAAGGTCTATGGACTGGTGAAGGGCGTGGCCGTCAACCATGGCGGCAAGGTAGCCACCGTCACATCCCCGAATCCATTTGCCCAGGCACGCTGCGTGGAAATGGCGCTGCGCGACGCGGCATTGTCTCCCGCCGCCATCGGTTACATCGAAGCCCACGGCACCGGCACCCCCAAGGGCGATCCGATCGAGATGAATGCGCTGATCCGCGCCTACGCCAGCCAGGCTAGGGCGCAAGGCGTGGAATTGGCTGCGCGCTCGTGCGCGATCGGCAGCGTGAAGACCAGCATTGGCCACCTGGAAGCGGCGGCGGGCATCGCCGGCATCATCAAGG
This is a stretch of genomic DNA from Duganella zoogloeoides. It encodes these proteins:
- a CDS encoding PfaD family polyunsaturated fatty acid/polyketide biosynthesis protein; this translates as MEDLTLDQPCANRADFAEPSAVAQLHCIDPATRADEADTVAMRLGSAQFRRDYGLRYAYLSGAMYRGIASRQMVVAMGRAGLLGFLGTGGMSLEQIRADIIAIREQLEPHQAWGMNLIAQVADDAMERATVALYLELGVHAIEASAFMQITPALVHYRLQGLEAGPDGAVVCRNRILAKLSRPEVAREFMQPAPERIVARLLAEGAVTEQQARLARDVSMASDICVEADSGGHTDQGVALVLLSAIQRLRRELGCDPGSLRVGLAGGIGTPEAVAAAFILGADFVLTGSINQCTVEAGTNDAVKDLLQEIDIQDTAYAPAGDMFEMGAKVQVLRKGVFFPARANRLYLLYSQYESLAEIPAAVRTQLEEKYFRKPLDDVWRETRAFLATRGRQDDVDKAETNPKHKMALVFRWYFGHSMRAAINGDTANRVDYQIHTGPALGAFNRYVKGTPLESWRARHVDRIGRQLMLDAGALMLERVAALTAN
- a CDS encoding hydroxymethylglutaryl-CoA synthase family protein, with translation MLHVGIEAMNVYAGTACVDVRALARHRQLDLARFDNLLMLEKTVALPNEDPVTFAVNAARPLVDALSPQEKDRIEMVITCTESSFDFGKSLSTYVHQLLGLNRNCRLFELKNACYSGVAGLQMAVNFILAQTSPGARVLVVATDISRFLMDEDTHDQDWSFAEPSGGAGAVAMLVGEDPQVFRIDVGANGYYGYEVMDTCRPSADSEAGDADLSLLSYLDCCENAYLEYRKRVPQADYASSFQYLAFHTPFGGMIKGAHRSLMRKLAPAASAEIELDFNRRVAPGLDYCQRVGNTMGAAAMVSLASTIANGRFDTPQRVGCFSYGSGCCSEFFSGVATSAGQARLRTMDIDRRLDQRYRLSMAEYDEILSGGGVVRFGTRNATLAERYTPAPTDGQGATLFLRRIQDYHREYAWAA
- a CDS encoding enoyl-CoA hydratase/isomerase; the encoded protein is MGGLAPAGATVVTRRDGDVCYLQLHRPDAGNAINGALLAECGAVLRDCAAWARVVVIEGLPHVFCPGADLHEAAQSRPDRQAAARSAEALYGLWLRLKRGPFISIAHVRGKVSAGGVGFVAACDLVLCADDATFALPELLFGLMPACVLPFLIERVGSARAHAMILMTQAVSAPQAAAWGLADSTAADSANLLRMHLLRLRLLPRDAIARYKRYAASLDGGLEAARDKAVAANAELFSDPATHDKLARYAATGQFPWEVV
- the fabD gene encoding ACP S-malonyltransferase, with the protein product MKTCLFPGQGSQAKGMGRHLFERFPDLTAQADQVLGYSIRELCVDDPRQQLNQTLYTQPAIFVVSALAWYEHLASHGKPDFVAGHSLGEFNALLAAESFGFETGLRLVRRRAELMSEAADGAMAAVLNLDAADIEAILRDHGLDQIDIANLNAPSQTVISGAREQIARAAPLLEAGKGRCIPLNTSGAFHSRLMEPARQQFEAFLASFDFRAPAIPVIANVTAQPYQPGAVAANLARQLTGTVRWNESIAYLLALDPGQQMVELGHGEVLTNLLKKIRSERQVAPVSAPAATVHERVRDWNLRHPVGTRVRSAIVAGAVLATRTEAVLLFQHRPAVYLDGYQGYFDLDELQPA
- a CDS encoding type I polyketide synthase, with translation MSELTDPPDDIAIIGMACRFPSAGDYEAFWRAQRDGRFCVGEVPADRWRWQQHYSTRREDENKTISKWGGFMADIDQFDAALFRISPREAELMDPQQRIMLELAWSCFEDAGYAPASLRGSNTGVYLGVCNFDYKMQVERAPAAIEAHMSTGVHTTLIPNRVSYEFDLRGPSIPFDTACSSSLVALAEAVHALRRGDCGAALVGGVSVLLNPTHFISFSKAGMLSPRGVCRSFDEGADGYVRGEGAGLIMLKPLRQALRDGDKVYGLVKGVAVNHGGKVATVTSPNPFAQARCVEMALRDAALSPAAIGYIEAHGTGTPKGDPIEMNALIRAYASQARAQGVELAARSCAIGSVKTSIGHLEAAAGIAGIIKVLMAFRHVTLPGIPGFAGPHANLAAAAGRFAFSAEPQPWPAPVDRVGIIQPRRAAINNFGFSGVNAHLVLEEYLPAARQELPAQPELIVLSARTDAALRQGAIDLLQVLADGPVPALSDVAFTLQTGRAPFNRRLAVVADSHETLRRELQRHLDGSAVITGANATNNATMTTTGRAVAEVADRAQADAWAREGHLPELARHWVDGGTVDWRLLRAEGSARRVSLPGHPLSPRPYWVTGATGLSALHGRRKAKRAARISKGINQGVNQGADSQGAGLATATSTAPAT